A DNA window from Rhipicephalus sanguineus isolate Rsan-2018 chromosome 8, BIME_Rsan_1.4, whole genome shotgun sequence contains the following coding sequences:
- the LOC119401751 gene encoding 4-galactosyl-N-acetylglucosaminide 3-alpha-L-fucosyltransferase FUT6, with the protein MRVIMLRQKNLKYFFYFVAAIFSLSLLLLSLLKTASTVDGNALAPSSLQFGDAADAALPSSSTSKTYRILIWDVGKRMSRRFLRSFGNTEKDPFAFCSVRNCVMDTSNDRIDEADAVMFHLHLTKGPHTLPNSRRRPGQFWIFFTDESPLHTFLLTRQYNMSHYNGLFNLSMTYRSDSDVPVPYGRTVRLPEDTNEVLRDYASSKTNLVAILGSNCGGANMRWPYVRELAKHVKVDVYGGCGTKVCPGHFTRDCDVTERYKFYLAFENSNCREYITEKLWWNAYHKEVVPVVMGATREEYARLAPPHSFIHVEDFKGPEDLARYLVYLDGNATAYNEYFAWKRKYVVKNEHGYFGSPSLHLCRMCEAVNRLQGRTKVYKDLESFWNPKRDCRPPVWVPTY; encoded by the coding sequence ATGCGGGTCATCATGCTGCGGCAGAAGAACCTAAAGTACTTTTTCTACTTCGTGGCCGCCATCTTCTCCCTCAGTCTTCTTCTCCTGTCGCTGCTGAAGACGGCCAGCACTGTGGACGGCAATGCCCTCGCACCCTCGTCGCTACAGTTTGGCGATGCTGCCGACGCTGCCCTTCCATCGTCCTCAACGTCTAAGACGTATAGGATCCTCATCTGGGACGTCGGCAAGCGCATGTCGAGGCGGTTCCTTCGCTCCTTCGGCAACACCGAGAAGGACCCGTTCGCGTTCTGCAGCGTGCGGAATTGCGTCATGGACACTTCAAACGACCGGATAGACGAAGCGGACGCCGTCATGTTTCATCTGCATCTCACGAAGGGGCCGCACACGCTGCCAAACTCCAGGAGACGGCCGGGCCAGTTCTGGATCTTCTTCACGGACGAGTCGCCACTGCACACGTTTCTTCTGACCAGGCAGTACAATATGAGCCACTATAACGGCCTGTTCAACCTGAGCATGACGTACCGTAGCGACTCGGACGTGCCCGTGCCTTACGGTCGCACGGTCCGGCTGCCGGAAGACACAAATGAAGTGCTTCGGGACTACGCGTCCTCAAAGACGAACCTCGTCGCCATCCTGGGTAGCAACTGCGGCGGGGCCAACATGCGGTGGCCCTACGTCCGGGAACTGGCCAAGCACGTCAAGGTAGACGTGTACGGCGGCTGCGGCACCAAGGTCTGTCCGGGCCATTTCACGCGCGACTGCGACGTCACCGAGAGGTACAAGTTTTACCTGGCCTTCGAGAACAGCAACTGCCGCGAGTACATCACCGAGAAACTGTGGTGGAACGCGTACCACAAGGAGGTCGTCCCGGTGGTCATGGGCGCGACCCGGGAGGAGTACGCGAGGCTTGCGCCACCTCACTCGTTCATTCACGTAGAAGACTTTAAGGGTCCCGAGGACCTCGCCAGGTACCTGGTGTACCTGGACGGCAACGCGACCGCTTACAACGAGTACTTCGCGTGGAAGAGGAAGTACGTGGTCAAGAACGAACACGGGTACTTCGGCTCGCCGTCGCTACACCTCTGTCGTATGTGCGAAGCCGTGAACCGCCTTCAGGGCAGGACGAAGGTTTACAAAGACCTCGAGAGCTTCTGGAATCCCAAGAGAGACTGTCGGCCTCCCGTATGGGTGCCTACTTACTAA
- the LOC119401750 gene encoding transmembrane protein 45B, giving the protein MGTFAGHALPGTFLFILGTWWAFGAWRNYVRSRKHKRRYACRAWYEMPGATRRICFEGIAKIVTCSIGVTGEVATAFKDGHFTEMGNAQHVSMYLFYLLSGIVDVMTNCGFPFPSHTDYVTLLLAVSVEGLLFHFHLHGRPHLDVLVHTLLVYTVAAEAACIIVEMCRPRSVLASLGRAYFCLLQATWFWQVGFILHSPFSGLPPWDVHSHMDMMLAASVFTWHMMALLVYLGAVGFVAWVAYRMCGRCCDDVSAAAQEAGDSRYTLVSGSPLKLASQEACAGDGGLIIHSALSDYSDDDAFFS; this is encoded by the coding sequence ATGGGGACCTTTGCGGGACACGCCCTGCCCGGCACTTTCCTGTTCATCCTGGGAACTTGGTGGGCTTTTGGCGCCTGGCGCAATTACGTCCGCAGCCGGAAACACAAGCGACGGTACGCGTGCCGCGCCTGGTACGAGATGCCAGGCGCGACCAGGCGCATCTGCTTCGAGGGCATCGCCAAGATCGTCACCTGTTCCATCGGCGTCACGGGAGAGGTGGCAACGGCCTTCAAGGACGGCCACTTCACAGAGATGGGCAACGCCCAGCACGTCTCCATGTACCTCTTCTACCTTCTCAGCGGTATCGTCGACGTCATGACTAACTGCGGCTTCCCGTTCCCGTCGCACACGGACTACGTGACACTGCTGCTCGCCGTCTCTGTAGAGGGACTACtgtttcacttccatctgcacGGTAGACCCCACCTGGACGTACTGGTCCACACGCTCCTGGTCTACACCGTGGCGGCTGAGGCGGCCTGCATCATAGTCGAGATGTGCCGTCCCCGGAGCGTGCTGGCGTCCCTGGGTCGCGCCTACTTTTGCCTATTGCAGGCGACGTGGTTCTGGCAGGTGGGATTCATCCTACACAGCCCGTTTTCGGGGCTTCCGCCCTGGGACGTTCACAGTCACATGGACATGATGCTCGCAGCCAGCGTGTTCACATGGCACATGATGGCCCTGCTGGTGTACCTCGGTGCGGTGGGCTTCGTGGCTTGGGTCGCGTACCGAATGTGTGGCAGGTGCTGCGATGACGTGTCGGCGGCGGCGCAGGAAGCCGGTGACTCGCGGTACACGCTGGTGTCTGGATCGCCGTTGAAACTGGCAAGCCAGGAGGCGTGCGCAGGAGACGGTGGGCTGATCATTCACTCAGCTCTCAGTGACTACAGCGATGACGATGCATTCTTCTCCTGA